From a single Myxococcales bacterium genomic region:
- a CDS encoding tetratricopeptide repeat protein, protein MTELNEKRTNYRKAKLAKQDLTNLDLRQADLTGANLRKAKLAGMNLENAILEKADLLDADLNGTTLLRTNLRGSSIRGTWVKVQADCADFSGVLAQKWQLVDCRFSHVNFSQLNTRRVEFKNCTFEACDFTRANAPDAVLTNCRLIDCTIDQADFSCLVINQTEFQHVSLKQADFSGMIAEQSAFRDCDLTRALFIASEVKQFTLENNPYTKADFRHVNGLTEDQQAKILAAGGRISKRRLRKWIKSIWQTPKGKAAIIAVFALIVFFYYNATNNPSSWREEKLIRHANEASGKGDYDQALKYYKILLMRQKKDENDQAVFRTQIDIAHLDAAKKDFTNAFASLREALTVPNIGEMERRNAMLEILQLYLAKQDMAGFFAELEKMMAAQTVSDQMFELLNQVIGLTKDPQQLQSILALLDKHGSTAAPADKFQFLFYRALTLHEMRQDTEAENLLLALEQEPAIPPLLLRRSMMTRANIKELSQQIDDARAIYARLRELFPDAVQENDYAKINEANLLASQGKFAEAEKLYQEIISHTVSPEIENSTKMSLAIVYSNLRKFDQAHGLIDEALKYFKSDQPQYQEARIRQATIYADEGKNDKAISLLQEFLLWTTNKNYAAWAKRELSNIYRRLGRYEDAYALLREIADNPNAPETKVALLEEYATMLIEGNEVDRATNAITQALTIATGDQQINLKRRLYELQKQSGKIAEATITLNELTALPPPDKELHLWALLEQSNLERINNNLPKANKWLQEILAINWAPGQTPLNFAMTTRAQDPEGINLANKLYEKIIALEPEKSYLGGTARLVLAERLADEAIARKTAPSSRLEELLSGVIQANTDINLVIQAYDLLARPYLANGDYSRALQWYQKMEQNRSNDRLAIVAKLGQATVYAAQQQTDKALDLLATAQATCIDAMDCCRIGTEQLRILKKARKTDEIKKMNDFLRNKYFDCWASQNQDLVVNP, encoded by the coding sequence ATGACCGAGCTGAACGAAAAACGGACGAATTATCGCAAGGCCAAGCTGGCGAAGCAGGATTTGACCAACCTGGATTTGCGCCAGGCCGACCTGACCGGCGCCAATTTGCGCAAAGCCAAGCTGGCCGGGATGAATCTGGAAAACGCCATTTTGGAAAAAGCGGATTTGCTGGACGCCGACCTGAACGGGACGACTCTCTTGCGGACCAATCTGCGCGGTTCGTCCATTCGCGGCACGTGGGTGAAAGTCCAGGCCGATTGCGCGGATTTTTCCGGCGTCCTGGCGCAAAAATGGCAGTTGGTCGACTGTCGCTTCTCGCACGTCAATTTTTCGCAACTCAACACCCGGCGGGTGGAATTTAAAAACTGCACTTTCGAGGCCTGCGACTTCACCCGCGCCAACGCCCCCGACGCCGTGCTGACCAATTGCCGGCTGATCGATTGCACCATCGATCAGGCCGATTTTTCCTGTCTGGTGATCAACCAAACCGAGTTTCAACACGTCAGCCTCAAACAGGCCGATTTTTCGGGAATGATCGCCGAGCAGAGCGCCTTCCGCGATTGCGACCTGACGCGCGCCCTGTTCATCGCCAGCGAAGTGAAGCAGTTCACGCTGGAAAACAATCCCTACACCAAGGCCGATTTCCGCCACGTCAATGGGCTGACCGAGGACCAGCAGGCAAAGATCCTCGCCGCCGGCGGCCGCATCAGCAAACGCCGTCTGCGGAAGTGGATCAAATCGATTTGGCAAACTCCGAAAGGCAAGGCCGCCATCATCGCGGTTTTCGCGTTGATCGTCTTCTTTTACTACAACGCCACGAACAACCCTTCTTCCTGGCGCGAAGAAAAATTAATCCGTCACGCCAACGAGGCGAGCGGCAAAGGCGATTACGACCAAGCGCTGAAGTATTACAAAATTCTGCTGATGCGACAGAAAAAGGATGAAAACGATCAGGCGGTTTTCCGCACGCAAATCGATATCGCGCATCTTGACGCGGCAAAGAAGGATTTCACCAACGCGTTCGCCTCGCTCCGCGAGGCTTTGACCGTGCCCAACATCGGGGAGATGGAACGCCGCAACGCGATGCTGGAAATTCTGCAGCTCTACCTGGCCAAACAGGACATGGCGGGATTTTTTGCCGAGTTGGAAAAAATGATGGCCGCCCAAACCGTTTCCGATCAAATGTTCGAATTATTAAACCAGGTCATCGGCCTCACCAAGGATCCGCAACAGTTGCAATCCATCTTGGCGTTGTTGGATAAACACGGCAGTACCGCCGCCCCGGCCGACAAATTCCAATTCCTTTTCTATCGGGCATTGACCCTCCACGAAATGCGGCAAGATACGGAGGCGGAAAACCTCCTGCTGGCGTTGGAACAGGAGCCCGCGATTCCGCCGCTTCTGCTACGGCGTTCAATGATGACGCGCGCCAATATTAAAGAACTCAGCCAACAGATTGACGACGCCCGCGCCATTTACGCCCGCCTGCGCGAGCTTTTTCCGGACGCCGTGCAGGAAAACGATTACGCTAAAATCAACGAAGCCAACCTGCTGGCCTCGCAAGGAAAATTTGCCGAAGCCGAAAAATTGTATCAGGAAATCATCAGCCATACCGTCTCTCCCGAAATCGAGAATTCCACGAAAATGAGCCTGGCGATCGTTTACAGCAACCTGCGGAAATTCGATCAGGCCCACGGGCTCATCGACGAAGCGCTCAAATACTTCAAATCGGACCAACCGCAATATCAGGAAGCGCGCATCCGGCAGGCGACGATTTACGCCGATGAAGGCAAGAACGACAAAGCCATTTCCTTGCTTCAGGAATTCCTGCTTTGGACGACCAATAAAAACTACGCCGCCTGGGCCAAAAGAGAGTTGAGCAATATTTACCGCCGACTCGGCCGGTACGAAGACGCCTACGCTCTGTTGCGCGAAATCGCCGACAACCCCAACGCCCCGGAAACCAAGGTCGCCTTGCTGGAAGAATACGCGACCATGTTGATCGAAGGCAACGAAGTGGACCGCGCCACCAACGCCATTACCCAGGCTTTGACGATCGCGACCGGCGATCAGCAAATCAATCTGAAACGGCGGCTGTACGAATTGCAAAAACAAAGCGGCAAAATCGCCGAGGCGACGATCACCTTGAACGAGTTGACCGCGTTGCCGCCGCCGGATAAGGAACTTCACCTTTGGGCGTTGCTGGAGCAATCGAATCTGGAACGAATCAACAACAATCTGCCCAAAGCCAACAAATGGTTGCAGGAGATTCTCGCGATCAACTGGGCGCCGGGACAGACTCCCCTGAATTTCGCGATGACGACCAGAGCGCAGGACCCGGAAGGGATCAACCTGGCCAACAAGCTCTACGAAAAAATCATCGCGCTCGAGCCGGAAAAAAGTTATCTCGGCGGAACCGCCCGCCTGGTCCTCGCCGAACGCCTGGCCGACGAGGCGATCGCCAGAAAAACCGCGCCGAGTTCCCGCCTGGAGGAACTGTTGTCGGGGGTGATTCAGGCCAACACCGACATCAACCTCGTCATCCAAGCCTACGATTTGCTGGCCAGGCCTTATCTGGCCAATGGTGACTATTCCCGCGCCCTGCAGTGGTACCAGAAAATGGAACAGAACCGGTCCAACGACCGCCTGGCCATCGTCGCGAAATTGGGCCAGGCCACCGTCTACGCGGCGCAGCAACAGACGGACAAGGCGCTGGATCTGCTGGCCACCGCCCAAGCGACCTGTATCGATGCGATGGACTGCTGCCGCATCGGCACCGAGCAACTGCGCATTTTGAAAAAAGCCCGGAAAACCGACGAAATCAAAAAAATGAACGACTTCCTTCGCAACAAATATTTCGATTGCTGGGCTTCGCAGAATCAGGATCTGGTGGTCAATCCCTAG